The following is a genomic window from Brevibacterium limosum.
GACCAGGCGCGGGCCGCGGTCGAGCAGGCGGTGGACGAGCGCATCGGTCTCAAACAGCGCCAGCGACTGCCCCGGACACTTGTGCGCCCCGTCGCTGAAGCTCATGCCGACGGCCGGGACGGCTCCGGCGGTGTGCCGCACGGGGCACAGAGACTGAGGGTCGGACCCCATCGCCTCTTCATCGGTGTTCGTCGCGCGGACGCAGACGTCGATGAGGTCCCCGGCGGGGATCGTGACGGTGCGATCCGGCGCCGTGACCTCGATGTCGGCCTGCGCGCGTCGGTAGAGGTGGCCGACGACCGGTTCGAGGCGAATGATCTCCTCGAGGATCTCCAGCCGCCGCGGCCGGTCGGCCGCGAGGTACTCCGCCCCGAGTTCGCCGTCTGTGAGCAGATGCCAGCACGCCATGGTGATGAATTCGCGAGTGGTGACCATCCCGGCCGTGCCGTAGGTGACGCACTCGACGAGGATGTCCGACGTGCTGTGTCCGGCCCCGATGAGATGGGACAGGACGTCATCGCGCTGCCTGCGGCGCCGGGCCCGAAGGGCCGGACGGACGTCGGCGAGGTAGAACCGGGCGATCGGGACGAGACCGTTGACCGCAGCCTGCAGCCACTGCCTCCGGGTCCGCCCCCAACCGGGGGCGGCGAGGTCGACCGGCGGCTGGGTGAAGAATCCCTCGAGCCGCCGCGACATGCCCGCGATGGAGGATTCGGTCAGGCCCACGACTTCGGAGGTCACGGCCACGGAGAAGTGCAGAGCCGCCTCGTCGAGGAGGCAACGGCCGGCCGCGGCAACCCGGTCGACCGTGTCCTGCGCGAGAGCATCGATGCGCTGGCCGTACCTGTCGGCGATCACAGCGGGGGCGAAGAAGCGGGCGAGCTCTCGGCGCTGCGAGTCATGGGGCTCTCCGTCGGAGATGAGGATCGGGTGGCGGCGGAAGACGCCGCGAGGGATCCGCTCCGCGGTGAATCCGGCCTGAGTCGTGAGGTGTCGGGCCCGCAGCACCTGGCGGGCGGCGCCGAAGGAGCGGATGCGCCAGAGGTCGGGACCGTGTTCGAGGGTCACCTGCTCGACCGGGGGACCGACCGGCTCGTCGCCGTGCACCGCCCGTCGGCTCCCACGGTGCCGATCGGCCCCGCTCATGCGCACCTCAGACTGCAGGCGGAGGTGAGGTCCGCGAGTCTGTCCGCAAGCGCCTGGGGCAGCTCCGCCTCGGCGATGAGCCCGGCGATGGTCTCGCAGTGCTCGGCGATCATCGATTCGACGAACGCCCTCGCCCCGGACTCCTCGATGACCTGCCGCAGTCGGAGGCCACCCTCGGCGTCGAGGGCCCGATCGCCGAAGAGATGGGCGACCTGGGACCAGGCCGAATGGGCTCGGGCCGTGTTGACGAGCAGGGTCTCCTTGCCTTCGCGGAGGTCGCTGAGTACGGATTTGCCGGTCTCCTGCTCATCGCCGAAGAGTCCGAGGACATCGTCTCTGAGCTGGTAGACGATGCCGATGCGGCGGCCGATGGCGCGCAGCCGCTCGACCAGGCTGTCGTCGCTGCCGGCGAGAACCGCGGCGATGGACAGCGGGGCTTCGAACGAGTAGGCGGCGGTCTTGCGTCCGATCATCGTGAGCACGTCACCGGAGTCGGCCTCGTCGAGGTGGAGGCTCAGCCACACATCGGACT
Proteins encoded in this region:
- a CDS encoding cytochrome P450 — encoded protein: MSGADRHRGSRRAVHGDEPVGPPVEQVTLEHGPDLWRIRSFGAARQVLRARHLTTQAGFTAERIPRGVFRRHPILISDGEPHDSQRRELARFFAPAVIADRYGQRIDALAQDTVDRVAAAGRCLLDEAALHFSVAVTSEVVGLTESSIAGMSRRLEGFFTQPPVDLAAPGWGRTRRQWLQAAVNGLVPIARFYLADVRPALRARRRRQRDDVLSHLIGAGHSTSDILVECVTYGTAGMVTTREFITMACWHLLTDGELGAEYLAADRPRRLEILEEIIRLEPVVGHLYRRAQADIEVTAPDRTVTIPAGDLIDVCVRATNTDEEAMGSDPQSLCPVRHTAGAVPAVGMSFSDGAHKCPGQSLALFETDALVHRLLDRGPRLVAEPEIGWDSVISGYRLRGLQLAFDEGSGPERRLL
- a CDS encoding polyprenyl synthetase family protein; translated protein: MESVLTVESRLVEVLAAARRRSRVRTQQYEQLWAALSRMALGGKMIRPRLLIDAHEGLGGTAAQAAIDAAGAMQLLHIGLIIHDDVIDNDTVRRGEMNITGQFSSEAMLLGATSAAAQTWGISSSLLAGDLMLNEAQSLLARLDLDTPRRLAVLDIYDETIAESVAGEQSDVWLSLHLDEADSGDVLTMIGRKTAAYSFEAPLSIAAVLAGSDDSLVERLRAIGRRIGIVYQLRDDVLGLFGDEQETGKSVLSDLREGKETLLVNTARAHSAWSQVAHLFGDRALDAEGGLRLRQVIEESGARAFVESMIAEHCETIAGLIAEAELPQALADRLADLTSACSLRCA